Below is a genomic region from bacterium.
GGCATTGGCTGAGGGGTTGGGTCCGGCCTGCTAGTATTACAGGCTTTATTAGTATAGCTGGAAGTTTGACAGTACAGAGGACCAGAAACAGTAGCCCCCATCACATTATTAGCCCAAGCCAAGTCGGTACCAGTCGTTCCAACATACACTCCAGTATTATAAGTATTACCGCCGATCATGGAGGTGCCGCCACCTAGATAAATTTGGAAGTAGCCGTCTAATCCGGAGGGGGATGTGTTAGCCCAGGTACCCGCAGATTGTCGGCCAATTTTAGCAGTACCATTAGCATAGCTAGTATTGGCGCCAATGATGTAGTAATTAGAGGCATTGGAAGAACCATCGAGAACTATCCAATATGTCTGAGAAGGCTCTAAAATTGGGGTGGGCGGCATAGTTACATTTACCCATCCAAAGTTAGTGGTAACACTGGCAGCGGATAAAGTAGCGGACATCAAAGTAGTACTGCTCGGACTTCCTGAGTTGTCTGTGACAATGCGAAGAGTTGAATTTGAAGGCGAACCATTTTTTCGTATATATAGAGAAATATAATTCATTCTTTCCGAGTCAGAAACCCTAAAGCTCTGCGCAAAATCTTCCGTCGCGGTTGCATTTCCATATGTTATGCAAGTAGAGCTCGAACAGCTGGAAATCGGCGTCGGACTGTTATTAGACTGATCAGCAAAAGTTGCCGGGGGGTTGGCGGCCGATGCGCTGCCCGTAATGCGAACGCCGGTTGTGGCATTAATAGTACCGTTCGAATAAACATTACCGTTGATTGTCGCGCCGCCGGTCATCACAAAACCACCAGAGCCAGCCTGAACACCATAATTAAAGGAGATAACTGTAGAGTCGATCCCAACGCGAACTTTTACTGTGATCTGTGAAGTCGGATTAGTGCTATTTGGAATATATGCAGTGGAGGTAACTTGCTTATTAGTCGCATCAATATTTGTCACAGTAGTCGTGTAAGTCCCTTCGCCTATAGCCACGTTGCTTTCCCCCACGAAAGAAGTATTTTGATTCAGCTCATACACCGCCTTATCCAAACCAGCCTCTGCCATATGCAGCAGCTGGGTATTGGATACTGCCTGCTTGCTGGATTTAATCTGCACAGTAGTATAACCCCAAACTACTCCCGACATGGTCATAAGCACGGCCATAATGACCAGGCCGACAAGCATTACATATCCTTGTTGTTGTGTTTTTTCCATATTAACGGTTTCTTAAGAATATAGTATCTGTAGCGCGAGCAGTAGCTGCACTAGTATTACGGGTAGTTACTCTGGTCTGCAGATCTATAGTCACTGCGGTGGCTGCAGTTACATCGCCATTATTATAAGTTAGGGCAAAAGTTTGAACGTTCTCCGCAAGACGTTTTGATCCCGGAATGCGAACGCTGCCGCTACCGGCCTCCGTGACCTGATTAACAGAACCACTGGTTAAACAAAAAGCCATATAATCAAAAATTCCGCTTAGCAAGTTTCCGCTGCCATCCAGGCCTGGAATCTTTACCACAACACAATCGTTGTCAGTGCTATAAGATGTGCCGGCAATCGTGCGTGGAAGTTTTCTATATTACTGGCCTGGGCCACATACTTACTCATATTATTCATCGTGCTGCGTACAGAACTTGTAGCGCGCACATCTGCTTGCTCTAGTATGAATATCTTCTGATGCCAGTCAAACAAGCTTAACAGAGCTACCAGAATAATAGCGAACAGCGCTATCACTATCACCACTTCCATTATAGTAAAACCTTGTTGCTGGCTCGTACCTTTATGATTCATTGCCCCAGCCCTCCCTCGGTAATGTAGGTTTGCAACTCTACCGAATTATTGCCGTTACTGCGGGAATTGCTCCATGTAACTCTCACTGTAACATCCTTTAAGGTGTCGTTTACGTCTACGACAGTAATGTTGCCTGCGCCGCTTGGGATAGATGACATTAGCGAATCATTGAATGTTCCGGTACTGGGAATAGAATCAAAGTCGGTAGTACGGATTGACTGCATTTTTTGGTCGGCAATGCGAGTCGCGATCTCTTTGTAGCGCGCTTGTTTGTTCAATACTACAGAATTGGCGCTCATCTGAAGCAGTACTAAAGTAAGCCCGATGATGAACAGGGTCACCACGACTTCGATAATAGAAAATCCTGATTGTGTTTTTGTGGAATTTTGAAGACGCACTTTTGTTTCGTACAATTAGTTTCTCTCTATTATATTAGCAGTTTTTAGCCGAAAAATCATGACCGAATAGCGTTTCTATTGATTATTTAGACGACTTTTGCTAATATAGCTAAGTACTTGGCGAAGTTGTGGGCCATATTTAATGGCTCTAAGCCCGCCTGGTAAGGAAAATTAAATATTCGGGAGTAGCTCAGCGGTAGAGCTATCGGCTGTTAACCGATCGGTCCTGGGTTCGAATCCCAGCTCCCGAGCCAATCAAAATGCATCTCTTCAAAAGAGGTGCTTTTTGATTTATTTATAGTACCTTTCGCAGGTCTAAAAACTTTTGTCGACAATTTGCTTTAACGGAGCTATTATTTAATTAATTAGCGCTTATAAATGCTGTATTTAGACCAAAGGGATACCTACATTAATAGTGTTTTAGACAAATACAAGACAAACGGTCTTACTGTTTTTCTAAGTCCCACTGTCGCTTATATAATTAACCCTATCAAGGCCATAGTAAGTACGTGGGCTGGAGGCCAATTAAAGGCGATCGAGTTATCAGGCTCTTTTGCCAAGGGAACGGCAACAGCCCTGTCTACAGATGCTGACCTGTTTATTTCTTTAAAATCGGACACCACTCAAAGTCTTAAAGATATTTATAAGATGCTCTATAACAGAATGAAAGCCAACGGTTACTCTGTAAGGGAGCAAAATGTATCGATAGGTGTGACTGTTAATAATTTTAAAGTTGACCTTGTTCCAGCCGTTCATAGAGGAGGTCTGACCAGAGACCATTCTTTATATCGTAGAAAGGCTGACACTTGGACGCAAACCAATATTTATAAGCATATTGACTTGGTAAAAAATTCAAAGCGACTAGATGAGATCAGGGCTTTAAAAATATGGAGAACACTTAATGGACTAGATTTTCCTTCATTCTATCTTGAACTTACAGTGATTGAAGCACTAAAAGGACACGGATTTAACAAACCAGGGCAAAACTTACTTACAGTGCTGGATTATATTGCAAACAAATTTACTTATGCTCGCGTTGTTGATCCTTCGAACACAAATAATATTATTTCAGATGAACTTACGGCAGGAGAAAAACAGACTATAGCGAACTTGGCGAAAAACACACGCCAGAAACAATATATGAAAGATATTATCTGGTAAATATGGCAAAGAAGAAAATAAGTATAAAAGAAATATTTGCAGGGCTCCAAGATCAAATGGAGGCGCGGTTAACATTGAACAAAAAAGTTCTAAACCATCCCGTAACAAAAGGCGATGCGTCTGAATTGGAGTGGTTAGATATGCTTAGGCATTATTTACCGCGAAGATATTGCGTTGATAAAGCCTTTGTCATAGACAACAAAGGCAACATAAGCGAACAAATAGATATTGTTATTTTTGACCGTCATTATTCGCCATTTATCCTGCATCAAAACGGGGCTATTTATATCCCAGCAGAATGTGTCTATGCAGTCATAGAAGTAAAGCCCACTATTAGCACTGCAACAATTGAGTACGCCGCAAAAAAAGCTGCATCTGTAAGGAGATTGCAGCGTAGCAGTGCTAAAATCGTACAGGCTGATGGAAGAGAGTTTGAACCTAAAAAGGCACCTAGGATTATTGCTGGGTTATTAGCAATAGATGGCAATTGTAGTAACGCGGCCTTAAACAAGCTAAAAAAGATGAATGAGACGCAGCTGATAAATATGGGATGCGCTCTCAGCGGCACATTCTTTAATGTTTTAGATTATAAACCTTGGGGAAAGCTAAACAAGGCTAGAGATTACCAAGTAAAAAATAACGATAGGAATAGTTTGATATTATTCTTCTTAACATTAGTTAAAGAACTGCAAAAAATGGGTACGGTGCCAGCCATAGAAATTGGTACGTATTTAGATAACCTATAAAGATATGCCCGTAGTTGAACTAAAAGGCACTGAACCAACTCCAGAAAAATAGCTGAAGAAATCAAAAGGATTTTTTCCGATACAAATGGTTGCTTTGGAAGAATAAACTCCTGGGGACAGAGACCTACCAAGTATGTTTACATTGGATGTGTTTCTGATACTGATTTTATTGATTTTATAGCTAGCCTTAATGACGACCAACGGAAAGGCTTAATGAGAATGCTTTCCTATTTTGAGATACATATGGAGCCGCTTAAAAGCATATTAGAAAGTCATACGGAAATGTCTTTAGATAGGTTTTACGCGGAAACAGCCTGGTCACACTTTGCCATAGTAATTATGTTCGGTCTTTTAGAAGTAGCTGTAAAGGTGGGTAAAGGTATAGCCATCGAAGACTTCTTGGGTGATAAAGGCAGAGAAATTAAAGCTTTTTTTGTTAAGTATTTAGATGTTGAGAGGCAAACAAAAATTGCTGAAGACTATAAACCGATTGATGATACAAGAAAATTAACGACTTTCGAAGATGTGGTACAAGATATGTGGGATGAATACCGATCAGGTTTCGTACATTCAGTGGGCGTTCATTCTGTACCTCACGAACCAGTTTCTTTCGGTGATGGTGGAGAAAAGGACGGTATTCCAGTAATAGCAATAAGCAAAGAGGTTCCTGTATTTACTTGGCTAATTATTACTTGGCAGGCTATTTTTAAGTCCTTAGGTTTCAAAGGTAACTTAAATTCAAATTAACAAAAAATAATATGGAAACTAAAGCTCAAGATTTTGTCAGGAATGAAATGTTAAAAAACGAAAATAGGATTTTTGTTGGCAAAATTATAACTATCTCGGTTTTTTATTTGGTCATTACGCTCCTACTAAATCACATACGTACCACTGCATCGTTATGGATAGTATGGCCGTTGATAATAATTCAATTTGTATTGTATTTCTCCATTTTTGTCGCGACTATTTCACGTGCTAAAGTCTTCGGACTAAAAAATTGGTCAGCATTTATAATCTTTCTAGTATTGGCTGTACTAGGTAGAATAAATGACTGGGAAATGATAATTATCCCAATAACCGTTTTGGTTATGACCATACTTTCCGTAATGAACAAGAAGCTATCGGCACAAGGTCAATTTATATTGATGCCAAAAAACGAACAGTAAGATATAAACCATTAACTTTTAAATATGAAGGCTATAAAACAATTTTTCTTGGCTTTATTTAGCGCCTTGGCCGCCTTAGGACTTTTTGCTGCATTCGTAGGTTTCATAAATGGGTATTTTGGATATAATGCAGGGATGTTTTCTGTGTGGATTTTTCTAGGCTTATTCTTCGTCTCAGTAATTTACTTCAATTATCGAGACAAAAGCTTACCCGCAACAACTAATATTAAGAACCTTTCTACGGAGGCTGTTAAAGGCGGGTTTAAATTCGTAAAAATAGTTTCTTTAACTTTTGCCATATTAATCGGAATAATAATTAGTATAGGTGCATTCATTTATATCGCTGCTCAAATTGGTAAATTAGGGGCTTTGGGAATAATTATAGTCCTTTTGATAATAATTATATTTCAAATCTCTAGCCTACTACAGAGACTGGATCAATAAAGTACGTTCTAACATCGCTCACAACTCGGAGCCATCAGAAAACCACTAACTCGTTTAGCGGTTTTTTGTTATGCTTAGGTTATGATTAGAAAAATTCCGTCTAATGCTCGCTACAGGGCTGAGCACGACTGGCTTACAACCTACCACCTGTTCTCCTTTGCCATGTACTTTGACCGAGGCAATATGAATTTTGGCGCACTCCGGGTTTTTAATGACGATTACATAGACGGCGAAAACGGTTTCGGCGCGCATCAACACGACAACATGGAGATTGTTACCATTATCCATGAGGGCCGGCTTACTCACCAAGACAGCCTTGGCAACACAGGCATAATTAGCAAAGGCGAAGTTCAGTATATGTCAGCGGGAACAGGGGTAACGCACGCCGAAGTGAATCAGGAGAAAGCTCCAATACACTTATATCAAATTTGGATAATGCCGGATGAGCAAAATTTGCCGCCTCAATATGCACAGAAGGATTTTAGCAACATAGAATCAAATGCCCTCGTACCGGTTGCCTCCGGGCAAAACCTGCCAGGCGCAATTCCAATTCGCACCAACTCCACCATATACCTTTCTAAGCTCGATGCAGGGCATGCTATAACACACCGGCTCGAACCTGATCGCGGACTGTTTGTTTATATCAAAGAAGGATCTTTGGAGATCAATGGTACCCAGTTTGCAAAGGAAGACCAGGCTAGAATAATGGATGAAGACCTGGTCCTAATAAAAACAAATGGGAATACTGAATTCGTTGCTATTGATGTGCCAATGAGGCTGCCTATTTAGCAATTACGGCGTTTAGAATATATAATATAACTGTCGATACTATATTATAGTAAACAAGCATATGCGCATTACATCTGGTTTCCAAAAACTGATGCCTTCCATTTTAAGCGGTGCAGCAGGAATTGCTATGCTTATTTATGGAGTGAATAGTAGCAAGTCCCAAATCCAAATCTTCGGGCTAGTTATCTTCATAGTCTCAATGGTGATTATGATGAGAACCAGACGAAGGATTGCATGTGATATAAAAAATAATTAATCTACCAATATGACAAACAAAGAATTTTTCTTGGAGACATTAAAAGAAGAGGTGCAAAAGTTTCGGGTAGCTATTGATGCTTTGCCGGACGACCAGCACGGATACAAGGTTCATGACCGCGCCCGTACGGCAGTAAACTTAACTGCCCAGCTGGCTGTCCAATGGAAAGCCATGTCCGGAATTATAAACAACGGTACGCCTGACTTTAACCCTCACGATATGGACGACCAATCTAAGGCGGATATGCTGGCTAAATTTGACGGGAAGCATCGCGCAGCTGCAAAAGGACGTTGGAGCTATTTCCGACGCAGAGTGGGAATCTGGAGATGCGGCTATGGGCGAAGAATGGAAGGATAAGAAATTTAAGATGGTATGGGGATTCTTTTTCGATGCGATCCATCACCGCGGACAGCTTGCTACCTACCTCCGCGCAATGGGCGCAAAGGTTCCTCCTATCTACGGACCATCCGCCGATTCGCAAAATTAAAAAGTTTTGTCCCGCAATTTATTAGCCTGATCTAAAACCGCTAACCAGTTTAGCGGTTTTTTGTTATCATTACTGTATGAAAAACAAATACGTTCGATTCATTGTTTCTATAATTATCCCCCAGCTCGCTGGCGGCATCGGTTCCATCTTTACCTCATCTAAGATCCCGACCTGGTACGCATCAATTCAGAAGCCGGCGCTTAACCCGCCTAATTGGGTTTTCGGCCCGGTATGGACTACCCTCTTCCTATTGATGGGTATTGCGTTTTATATCGTTTGGACAAAAGGCCGACAGGGAACAAACATCAAAGCCGCGACTGCGATTTTCATTGTTCAACTAATAGTAAACACTTTTTGGTCTATCGCATTTTTCAACTTCCAAAGCCCGTTCCTGGCCCTGGGAGTAATTGCCGTGCTGTGGATACTGATCTTAATAAACATCGTTCTTTTCTACCGGGTTTCCAAGACGGCAGGGTTATTGCTGATCCCTTATCTATTATGGGTGTCTTTCGCAACCTACCTCAATTATTCAATTTGGAGATTAAACTAGTTTGATGAAAGCTCGCATTTCCAGCGGCACAGCCCACACTGTTCCGCCTGATTTAAAAAGGCCTTAACTTAAGCTCCAAGGCCTTAGCTGCCTGGAACGACCTCACTCCCCTGGCCCGCAACGAATGGATCTGCTGGGTTACTTTTGTTAAAAAACAAGAAACCAGAATAGACCATGTTAAGCGCACCGTCATTCATTTAAACGAAGGTAAGCGCCGCCCCTGCTGCTGGATCGGCTGTCCGCACCGCAAAGACAAACCGGTGAGCCCATCGGTAAAATCTATTCTGGCACTATCTAAGAAAATATAATTAAACCACTAACCAGTTTAGTGGTTTTTGTTATTATTTATCTATAACATTAACTCGAAATAAAATGAAACAAGGATCATATGTGGATGG
It encodes:
- a CDS encoding prepilin-type N-terminal cleavage/methylation domain-containing protein, which produces MYETKVRLQNSTKTQSGFSIIEVVVTLFIIGLTLVLLQMSANSVVLNKQARYKEIATRIADQKMQSIRTTDFDSIPSTGTFNDSLMSSIPSGAGNITVVDVNDTLKDVTVRVTWSNSRSNGNNSVELQTYITEGGLGQ
- a CDS encoding nucleotidyltransferase domain-containing protein, whose translation is MLYLDQRDTYINSVLDKYKTNGLTVFLSPTVAYIINPIKAIVSTWAGGQLKAIELSGSFAKGTATALSTDADLFISLKSDTTQSLKDIYKMLYNRMKANGYSVREQNVSIGVTVNNFKVDLVPAVHRGGLTRDHSLYRRKADTWTQTNIYKHIDLVKNSKRLDEIRALKIWRTLNGLDFPSFYLELTVIEALKGHGFNKPGQNLLTVLDYIANKFTYARVVDPSNTNNIISDELTAGEKQTIANLAKNTRQKQYMKDIIW
- a CDS encoding tryptophan-rich sensory protein — its product is MKNKYVRFIVSIIIPQLAGGIGSIFTSSKIPTWYASIQKPALNPPNWVFGPVWTTLFLLMGIAFYIVWTKGRQGTNIKAATAIFIVQLIVNTFWSIAFFNFQSPFLALGVIAVLWILILINIVLFYRVSKTAGLLLIPYLLWVSFATYLNYSIWRLN
- a CDS encoding pirin family protein, which encodes MIRKIPSNARYRAEHDWLTTYHLFSFAMYFDRGNMNFGALRVFNDDYIDGENGFGAHQHDNMEIVTIIHEGRLTHQDSLGNTGIISKGEVQYMSAGTGVTHAEVNQEKAPIHLYQIWIMPDEQNLPPQYAQKDFSNIESNALVPVASGQNLPGAIPIRTNSTIYLSKLDAGHAITHRLEPDRGLFVYIKEGSLEINGTQFAKEDQARIMDEDLVLIKTNGNTEFVAIDVPMRLPI
- a CDS encoding type II secretion system protein; protein product: MNHKGTSQQQGFTIMEVVIVIALFAIILVALLSLFDWHQKIFILEQADVRATSSVRSTMNNMSKYVAQASNIENFHARLPAHLIALTTIVLW